Part of the Aureitalea marina genome, CAAGCACTTGATGAAGCGATTGGAGATCAAAGGAACCCGCTTTGCTGAGATCACCCTGCATGTTGGCCTGGGTACGTTCAACCCGGTAGAGGTAGAAGATCTGTCCAAGCATAAGATGGACTCTGAAGAGATCACCATTGCGTCAGATGCTGTTCATACCATCAATCAGGCACTGGTACAGAAAAGAAGGGTTTGCGCAGTGGGTACAACTGTGATGCGCGCATTGGAGAGTTCGGTATCGTCCAACAGTACCTTGAATGAATATCAAGGATGGACCAATAAGTTCATTTTTCCTCCATATGATTTTAGCATCGCCAATGCCATGGTAACCAATTTCCACACGCCAAAATCGACCCTGCTGATGATGGTTTCGGCTTTCGCCGGTCACGAATTCATCAAGGAGGCCTATGCCGAAGCGATCAAGGAAAAGTACAAGTTCTACTCCTATGGTGACGCCATGCTGATCCTCTAGATTAAAATACATTGAATAGTGAACCCCGGTTTTGACCGGGGTTTTTTTGTGCTCTTCTTCGAGATAAACCAATGGAAAACAGTATCTTTAAGTACTAACTAACCTTACTGCTCTCTTTTGAAAGCGCTAATATCATTGCTGGTCATTCTTCTAACTGTACCTTTTACTTGGGCGCAGACCACCACTGAAGAATTACCCTATTCCTGGAGGACGAATGGTGTTGAAACTGTAGACCCCATAGTTTTGCCTGCCTTGGACCTAGACGCGATTAGAGAGGAGGACCGCATAAACGATCTGGATAAAAGTATTCCTTGGCGTTACGGTGTGGAACGTCCGCTTTACGTCAACATGCAAACTCATGGCCAGTGGACGGAATTGGAGAATGGAGGACGATTGTGGCGAGTTGCTATTCGTTCTACAGGAGCACAGAACGTCAGTATCAATTTCGACCGCTTCAAATTACCTAAAGGATCTCGGCTCTATTTCTACAATCGGGAACGTTCCGACCTCAGTCCTACCTTCACAGCTGATACCAACCGAGAGAATCAATTATTCGGTTCGTGGTTTGTTTATGGGCAGGAGATCATCGTAGAGTATTACCAGGCCAAAAGACAAGCAGAGAACCCAATACTACAAATTGGCAGTGTGATCCATGGGTATCGTCTCAGTAGGCTTGAGGCGTTGGACTTTTCTGAAAGGGGTTTGAACGACTCCGGAGATTGTCAATATGACGTGAATTGCCCCATTGGTGCCGATTTCGACAATAAGAAGGATGTACTGAAAAAGGCAGTGGCCCTGCTTAATCTGGGTAATGGATATTTGTGCACCGCAACCTTGCTAAACAATACTGCCTCCGACAAAACACCTTTTTTGTTAACGGCTAACCACTGTCTGGAGAACTCCAATCCCGCTTTGTGGAGTGTTCGATTCAATTGGATGAGCCCGAATCCGATCTGTGGTGAATCATCGGCCAGCTCGGACATTCAGTCCAACTTTACCATGAGTGGATCGCAATTACGAGCAAGTTCTGAGCTCAGTGATTTCGCCTTGGTCGAATTGGTGAACAGTATCCCAGAACCATGGGATGTGGCATTTGCCGGTTGGGACAATCGCGATCTGTTGCCCGAGTTCGAGATCGGCATTCATCATCCCAAAGGAGATATCATGAAAGTGTGCCGGGACGATAGCGGCGCCGTGAGAGAAACGGCCGACGGAACCGAAGTATGGCTCATTGGCGGTGTTTCTGCCGGCAGTGGTGATGGTTGGGAAATAGGTACGACCGAAAGCGGCTCTTCCGGATCCCCGCTCTTTGATCAGGACGGACGTTTGATCGGTCAACTCTTTGCAGGACGATCGGCATGTGAAGGCAATACAAACAATAAAGATATTGATGTTTACGGTCGCTTTGGTGTTTCCTGGGCCACGGGTAATACTCCGGAAAGCAGATTAATGGATTGGCTGGACCCCTTGGATACCGGACAACCTACTACGGAGACCCTTCAGAATATTTTGAGTGTGCAGGACTTCGATTTAATTGGCGACTTGAGCATTTTCCCCAATCCAGCAACCAATTACCTGACGGTATTGAACTACAGATATCCCAATCTCTCTTACTCACTCTTCAATTTACTGGGACAGGAAGTAGGATCCGGATCCCTCTCTGACTCTCAGAATCTGATACCCCTTACCGATCTATCGGAGGGGATGTATTTACTTTATCTTATTGATGGTGATAGCGGTGAGACCCAGACCAAGAAAATAGTCGTTAGCCGATAAGGCCATTCTCCCTTTGTTATTCCGTATTTTTGCACTGTTTATGCAGTCAAAGAAAGATATTCGATCCCTAACTAAGGAGCAGTTGAGACAATTCTTCGTGGATCTAGGCGATAAGGCCTTCCGTGGGAACCAGGTCTATGAATGGTTATGGTCCAAAGGAGCACATAACTTCGAGGATATGACCAATCTTTCCAAAGAAATCAGGGCTCATCTGCAAGAGAACTTTGTGATCAATCACATTGCGGTGGACCAGATGCAACGCAGCACTGATGGAACAATTAAGAATGCTGTCAGGCTACATGATGGTTTGGTGGTAGAATCTGTACTCATTCCCACCGAGACCAGGACTACGGCCTGTGTCTCCTCCCAGGTTGGCTGCAGCCTGGATTGTAAATTCTGCGCAACAGCCAGACTTAAACGCATGAGAAACCTGAATCCCGATGAGATCTTTGACCAGGTTGTCGCCATAGATCGGGAAAGCAGACTGTATCACGGTCGGCCTTTAAGCAATATTGTATTCATGGGCATGGGAGAACCCCTGATGAACTACAAGAACGTGCTGAAGTCCATTGATAAGATCACCCAGGATGACGGTCTGGGTATGTCCCCAAAGCGGATCACCCTTTCTACCTCCGGTGTTCCTAAAATGATCCGTAAACTAGCAGACGATGAGGTTAGGTTCAATTTAGCCGTCTCTCTGCATTCTGCTATTCAGGAGACCCGGGAGAGCATCATGCCTTTTGCCAAGCAGTTCACTTTGGACGATCTGCTGGACTCCATTATCTACTGGTATGAGAAGACCAGGAAGATGGTGACCTATGAGTATGTGGTCTGGAAGGGAATAAACGATGGGGATGAGGACATCAAGGCCCTGGTCAGATTTTGTAGCCGAGTGCCATCCAAGGTCAACCTGATCGAATATAATCCCATTGATGATGGGCAGTTCCAACAAGCGCACGATAGCCGGATAGATGCTTATATCAAAGGCTTGGAGAAAGCCAGGATACCGGTTACGGTAAGGCGTTCCAGGGGGAAGGACATTGATGCTGCCTGTGGGCAGCTGGCCAATAAAAAAGCCTGAAGTGAGCTCAGCTCTACTTCAGGCTTGATTTTATGAGTTAGTCTTAGCTTATCGCTTGACGATCTTGAAGCTAGTAGCTTGTCCTTGAGCTACTACACGCACAACATACACTCCCTGGTTAAGGGCAGCAATGTCTACACGCTCGCTAGAAGCATTTAGACGTTGGCTTATTACTTGCTGTCCCAAGATATTGTAGATCTCAACATTCTCGAAAGGACGAGCAGCACGCAGGATCAGTTCGCTGGCAGTTACACTGTGCTCAACACTCTCCAATACGTTGTCTTCAACACTAAGTACATCGTCGGCACTAACCTCGAAGTCATCCATCTGTAATACGAAAGAATCTTGAGCTACATAATGGATAGCAATGTAAATCTGTTCTCCGTCGTAAGCAGAAAGATCGTAAGTGTACTCAGTATAATCAATGGGAGCCTGAAGCTCACCACCTCCCAGGTCAACTGTGAAGTCAGCTTCGTCAGTTCCAGTAGTAGAAAGCAATACCTCAAAACGCTCTAGACCAAAAGCGTCAGTAACACTCTTAGCGTAGAAAGTGATTGAAGAACCAGTAGCTCCGGCAAGGTCAATTTGCGGAGTAATGATGTAGTCATCGTTCAAAGGTGTACCACTCACGTCTCCCTGAGAAGCAATCATGTACATTCCTTTAGTTCCTGTTCTTACATCCCAGGCTGTACCTGTGGCATCAACTCCACCTCCATCGAAAGCACCTGTTGGGTTAAAGATGATGGCGGTTCCGGTA contains:
- a CDS encoding T9SS type A sorting domain-containing protein, giving the protein MKALISLLVILLTVPFTWAQTTTEELPYSWRTNGVETVDPIVLPALDLDAIREEDRINDLDKSIPWRYGVERPLYVNMQTHGQWTELENGGRLWRVAIRSTGAQNVSINFDRFKLPKGSRLYFYNRERSDLSPTFTADTNRENQLFGSWFVYGQEIIVEYYQAKRQAENPILQIGSVIHGYRLSRLEALDFSERGLNDSGDCQYDVNCPIGADFDNKKDVLKKAVALLNLGNGYLCTATLLNNTASDKTPFLLTANHCLENSNPALWSVRFNWMSPNPICGESSASSDIQSNFTMSGSQLRASSELSDFALVELVNSIPEPWDVAFAGWDNRDLLPEFEIGIHHPKGDIMKVCRDDSGAVRETADGTEVWLIGGVSAGSGDGWEIGTTESGSSGSPLFDQDGRLIGQLFAGRSACEGNTNNKDIDVYGRFGVSWATGNTPESRLMDWLDPLDTGQPTTETLQNILSVQDFDLIGDLSIFPNPATNYLTVLNYRYPNLSYSLFNLLGQEVGSGSLSDSQNLIPLTDLSEGMYLLYLIDGDSGETQTKKIVVSR
- the rlmN gene encoding 23S rRNA (adenine(2503)-C(2))-methyltransferase RlmN translates to MQSKKDIRSLTKEQLRQFFVDLGDKAFRGNQVYEWLWSKGAHNFEDMTNLSKEIRAHLQENFVINHIAVDQMQRSTDGTIKNAVRLHDGLVVESVLIPTETRTTACVSSQVGCSLDCKFCATARLKRMRNLNPDEIFDQVVAIDRESRLYHGRPLSNIVFMGMGEPLMNYKNVLKSIDKITQDDGLGMSPKRITLSTSGVPKMIRKLADDEVRFNLAVSLHSAIQETRESIMPFAKQFTLDDLLDSIIYWYEKTRKMVTYEYVVWKGINDGDEDIKALVRFCSRVPSKVNLIEYNPIDDGQFQQAHDSRIDAYIKGLEKARIPVTVRRSRGKDIDAACGQLANKKA
- a CDS encoding T9SS-dependent choice-of-anchor J family protein, producing the protein MKKITLLAMIFAAFSLNAQVTIWEEGFESFDDFFIGVPNGDFNGWTSIDNDGDATYGSATYDFENENYTGTAIIFNPTGAFDGGGVDATGTAWDVRTGTKGMYMIASQGDVSGTPLNDDYIITPQIDLAGATGSSITFYAKSVTDAFGLERFEVLLSTTGTDEADFTVDLGGGELQAPIDYTEYTYDLSAYDGEQIYIAIHYVAQDSFVLQMDDFEVSADDVLSVEDNVLESVEHSVTASELILRAARPFENVEIYNILGQQVISQRLNASSERVDIAALNQGVYVVRVVAQGQATSFKIVKR